One region of Candidatus Babeliales bacterium genomic DNA includes:
- a CDS encoding amino acid ABC transporter permease — MTQYLPLFLKGMAVTCAATVLAGSVSLAIGTLLGIASCNRLTHPALFIPIKIFTFIAKGIPAYVQILIAYFIVPSILNIDIPAFFAACSALAFCSAGYTTEIIRSGINAVPNGQWDACITLGYPVAATIKRIIAPQALRVITPALFGELEQLVKSSSLLATIGVTELTRTGMNIISRELNPIPVYLAIAAAYLLFSALLTLIALYMEKRLSHGRN, encoded by the coding sequence ATGACACAATATCTACCTCTGTTTTTAAAAGGGATGGCAGTCACCTGTGCTGCAACAGTACTTGCCGGATCAGTAAGTCTTGCCATTGGCACCCTTCTTGGTATTGCAAGTTGCAATCGTCTTACTCATCCAGCACTCTTTATTCCCATAAAAATATTCACGTTTATCGCAAAAGGGATACCTGCATATGTGCAGATTTTAATCGCGTACTTTATTGTTCCTTCGATTCTTAATATCGACATTCCTGCATTTTTTGCAGCATGTAGTGCTCTTGCATTTTGTTCCGCCGGTTACACCACGGAAATAATTCGCTCAGGGATTAATGCTGTACCAAACGGACAATGGGATGCCTGCATTACCTTAGGATATCCAGTAGCAGCAACAATAAAACGAATCATTGCACCGCAAGCATTGCGCGTTATCACTCCCGCACTATTTGGTGAGCTTGAACAACTCGTTAAAAGCAGCTCACTACTTGCCACTATCGGAGTAACTGAACTTACCCGCACTGGTATGAATATAATATCGCGCGAATTGAATCCAATTCCTGTGTATCTGGCAATCGCCGCTGCGTACTTACTCTTTTCTGCATTACTTACCCTTATCGCATTATATATGGAAAAAAGGCTCTCCCATGGTCGAAATTAA